The following proteins come from a genomic window of Pseudochaenichthys georgianus chromosome 19, fPseGeo1.2, whole genome shotgun sequence:
- the oat gene encoding ornithine aminotransferase, mitochondrial has product MILHLSRNLSRVAPVLSRSVHSGTRPASTAASKLKFDRQLTSEDIYTREDKYGAHNYHPLPVALERGKGIYVWDVDGNRYYDFLSAYSAVNQGHCHPKIIAALNAQASKLTLTSRAFYNNVLGAYEEYVTGLFGYDKVLPMNTGVEGGETACKLARKWAYTVKGVPKNQAKIVFADGNFWGRTMAAISSSTDPSSYEGFGPFMPGFEIIPYNNIPELEKALQDPNVAAFMVEPIQGEAGVVVPDKGYLTAVRELCTKYNVLWIDDEVQTGLARTGRRLAVDHEEVRPDIVVLGKALSGGVYPVSAVLCDDEIMLTIKPGEHGSTYGGNPVACQVAMAALEVLEEEKLAENSQKMGELLRSELSKLPKDIVTTVRGKGLLNAVVIKETKNYNAWEVCLRLRDNGLLAKPTHGDIIRLAPPLIIKEDEMHECIDIIQRTILSF; this is encoded by the exons ATGATTCTCCACCTCAGCCGCAACCTGAGCCGTGTCGCCCCCGTTCTGAGTCGAAGTGTCCACTCTGGCACACGTCCTGCCTCCACTGCCGCGTCCAAACTCAAATTTGACCGCCAGCTAACTTCCGAGGACATCTACACACGAGAGGACAAGTATGGAGCGCACAACTACCACCCCTTGCCTGTGGCCTTAGAGAGGGGGAAGG GTATCTATGTGTGGGATGTGGATGGCAACCGGTATTATGACTTCCTGAGTGCTTACAGTGCAGTGAACCAGGGCCACTGCCACCCAAAGATCATTGCTGCGCTCAATGCTCAGGCCTCCAAACTCACTCTGACTTCCAGAGCCTTCTACAACAATGTGCTGGGAGCCTACGAGGAGTACGTCACAGGCTTGTTTGGCTATGACAAAGTGTTACCCATGAATACAG GGGTTGAAGGTGGTGAGACGGCCTGCAAGCTTGCCCGCAAGTGGGCTTACACTGTGAAGGGGGTTCCCAAAAACCAGGCCAAAATAGTTTTTGCTG ATGGAAACTTCTGGGGCCGCACCATGGCGGCCATCTCCAGCTCTACAGACCCCAGCAGTTATGAAGGCTTTGGTCCCTTCATGCCAGGCTTTGAAATCATCCCTTACAACAACATCCCAGAACTGGAG AAAGCTCTTCAGGACCCAAATGTTGCTGCGTTCATGGTGGAGCCCATCCAGGGGGAGGCTGGTGTGGTGGTGCCAGACAAGGGCTACCTGACCGCAGTCAGAGAACTTTGCACCAAATACAAT GTGCTGTGGATCGATGACGAGGTGCAGACGGGCTTGGCGAGGACCGGCCGGCGCCTGGCTGTGGACCACGAGGAGGTCCGCCCAGATATCGTGGTCCTGGGCAAAGCTCTTTCTGGAGGAGTTTACCCT GTTTCGGCTGTGCTGTGTGATGATGAGATCATGCTGACCATCAAGCCTGGAGAGCACGGGTCCACATATGGAGGAAACCCCGTGGCCTGTCAGGTCGCCATGGCTGCACTAGAG GTGCTTGAGGAGGAGaagctggcagagaactctcagAAGATGGGAGAGCTGCTGCGGAGCGAGCTGAGCAAACTGCCCAAAGACATTGTGACAACAGTCAGAGGGAAAGGCCTCCTCAACGCAGTCGTCATCAAAGAGACCAAAA ACTATAACGCCTGGGAGGTGTGCTTACGCCTTCGTGACAACGGACTGCTGGCCAAGCCCACGCACGGGGACATCATCCGCCTGGCCCCCCCCCTCATCATTAAAGAGGACGAGATGCACGAATGTATCGACATCATCCAGAGAACCATCTTGTCCTTCTGA